ATTTCTGCATTGAATTATTAATATCTTGTCTTTACATAAGATGCTGTTTACGATTTTATTATGTATAACACACGTTTTAGAGTATTTTTGCACTGATGCTTAGGTTTGTGCATgtacttttttttctcaaacagcATGCTATTGTATTATAGAAGAAAGAATGGTCCGATTACAAACTTAGTCCCAGCTTAGGCTTGTTCTCATACTTGTTTACTGATGAAATTCTTGACTACTATATAGTATCCTGGTCAGACATCTGAACATTTTTACAAGAATGCTGAATTAAGAAACCTTGGTCCTCACTCAGTTTTTGTAGCTTATAGAGCTTATTTGCCATCAACAAAAGGTTTTGTAGCTACTGGTTACTGCAGCCCTTTTATTTCCTGCGATGCCTTTGAGGCTTTGATGCTTGTTAGCACTTTGAGTTTTATTTTACCATTTACATTCAAGTTTGTCCTCAAGCTTTATCAGTAAGTATTTTCTTTGCCTTCAGGACACAGCTGGGCAAGAGAAGTTTCATGCGCTAGGTCCTATATACTATCGTGATGCAGATGGTACAACCTACTCATTTTTAGCAGTAAAGTGATCCATACAGATCCCTGCTTTTCTCACCATTTATGTTCCATCATTGCAGCTGCTCTATTAGTGTATGACATCACAGATAGTGATACTTTTGTTCGTGTCACGAAATGGGTGAAAGAGCTCAAGCAAATGGCAAGTAAAGATATTGTTATGGCCATTGCAGCAAATAAAAGTGATTTGGTCAGATTGAAGAACATAGAAACTCAAGAAGCAGTAAGGTATTCCTCTTTGCTATGCTGCATTTATGATAAACACAGGTTCCATATTAGTAATTTTGTCTTGACTGTTTCCAACCTAACTCCTCTATGAGGTAACTATGCCAATATGAACCAGAGGTAATATAAAGAACTTGGATTGCTGTTTCTTGCTTAAGGTACTGTTTAAACGAATTCCCTAATATCGGCATTTGGGATGTAGACAAGTTTGTTAGATTGCCGCGGCCTTTATTTGCTTGTGCCGAATATAAGTTCTTGGTGATTGAGcccaaaaaagaaacaaatggaGAAGAGGAGTGCTCTGAGATGATCTGTTTCCTTGTTTTGAAATTTGGAGTCTATGGTCCGAAGAAATTAGAGTGCTGCACTTGGATGTGTGATTATAAGTCATTGGTGCATAAGTGAAAAcatagagagggagggagggatgtgCTACCTGGAACACAAGTTTTCAGTCCTTGAATAGAAGAAACAATTACATTGTCCAATCACTTTGACAATCTGTTAATCTGATATGTTAGCGTAGTTGCAACATACTATAACTGGCAAAAGTAATATCTCTATTTTAGAATTTATTTGGCCATTTCATAGTTCTGATGTTTCTGTCATGGAACCATTGTATCCATCTAAATAATTGTTGTTTATGCCTACAGCTATGCTGAAAGTATTGGGGCAAGTCTCTTTGTTACATCTGCCAAAGCAGGGACTGGAATTGATGATGTCTTCAGTGATATAGCCAAACGTGAGTTCTGTTTTATAAAGTCTTGCATATAATTGGCTTTCAGATTTTGGCTGTTTTAGGCACTGTTCATGAGTTACAATATGACAATAAGTCAATAACGAGTAGCATTTATTTAGTGATTTGAATTTCTTCATGTTTCTTATGCTGCCACATAGATTCAGTTGATCAGACTAGCACATCAACCCAAACTGCATACAGAAACAGGGCATGACTGTCCTTTATTTCTCATATGTGTCTGTTTATTGCTAAGTTTCTAATATACAGTGAGTAGATTTATATTTGGGAAAATTGGTTCTCTAACATTGAAAGATGACTCCTGGAACATACCACCAAAACAACTTGTCCCTGTAAAATACCAGTGAAAGAAACAATTGTGAACTGAAACTAGCACTCTGATAGATTTTGCACAAACGGTGTTAACTGGGACAAAAATACCCCTGGCCTATCAATGTTCACTGGATACACAAGATTGTGTTTATGCCTTCATTGAAAAAGGGTAGAGAGAAGCAATATCAATGAAGAAAAGCAATGCCCTCGACTGAGAAAGGGAAGCATTGAACTTTGGAGTAACGCAATTTCTTACAACCATTTCATACGTTTTAGGGATTGGGAAATTGTATTACTGTTACTGATGAGTGTTTTGCTTAACTCATGCTTTTTTCTTGGTAAAGTGCTATCTACTTGACTGCCATTGTTATGCAGGATTATTAGAGAAGAGAAAAAACAGCGCTGATGGCTTGTCACCACCTCAGCCAAAGAAGGGAATTCTGATCGTCGATGACGAGCCTGAAAAAGAACCTCCACCGAAGTGTTGCTCATAGTGATATTTCAGTGAAAATCTCGCAGGTATAACATTACAAAAACATTAATGCTATTTGTAAAGGGACAACATCATACATCAATTCAGCGCTGGATTATTTGAGTTTTCGGGGCAGGTATTGGGGTTGAGCTTTTAGGTCGTGTAAATACTATTAACCGTCAATTGCTGTCAATGTAACATTTCAGTCACAAATAATAAACTTACACTTCTACAAACATATGGTTTCATGGATTCCTGAATGTGGAGGAGAAAAATATTTGTTCTATTTAGCGAAGGGTTGCAGTGATTTTCATGTGAAGTACTAATAAGTCGTAAAAGAGTGAGCCCATATATTCCAGCCTCGAATTCTATACAGCATAATAGGCCACGCTGGGCCTTACCTTTGATTGCTCGGCCCACTTACCTGAGTCCCCTCAAAAATCACAGGTCTAAGCTCAACCGAACTACTGCCACGAGTAAAAATTTTGGACATCTGTGACAAGGACAAGGAGTGATATATGGTTATCTTAAAATCCAATTGTTAACAGTGTTGAGGTGAATTAGCaaagtacttcctccgtcccataggttgtacttcctccgtcccataGGTTGTttaggttgttttgattttttaagaTATATAATTATGTTTAGgtgtatagcaaaatctatgaatcttaaaatgctaaaacgacctataatttaaaatggagggagcatTCAGATTCAGTTTTCGACATACATGTTCGAGTCAACATCTAGGCTACCATAGATTCGTACTAAAAAAATGCAGATCAAGTGCTCTGGTAGTACATTTTCAAATAGAATATACACATTGAAAACAAACAACAAGAAGGAACAGCTAAGCAAATGAGAGATCATGGAAACCGCATTACGCGAATTTCCTTTTGACGAAGCTTGGTGCTATGAGATTGCGTGTATGCCCTTAGGTTTTGTCTCTTGTGCAGACGTGATGCTCTCCTTGATGCCGGGGATATTGTTGGATCGCTTCTTTTCTGTCACCAATCCACGTTACCTAAAGAAGAAACACGTTGAGGCCCTAATGGCATTTTCTTTTCCACGTCATCGAGTTTTTCTAGCCGATATGCGTCTACTACTCTAATGACTGCCATGTCCACTTTGTCAGCAGCAAGCTCACTTGTAGGGTTCTAGCATCTACGTATAATGATTAATGAATATGTTTCTCGTCTTCATGATCATGGTTGGCCTAAACTTCGGTAGACTTGTTTCTTTAGGATGTTGTTAGTGCTACTTTCGCTGCTAACTCAGGACCAGCTAATTAGCCTTGTTCTTGCTACATGGGTGACCACATTGTACGCTTTGACTGTCTGACAAAGATGAGATGGTTTTTGTTTGTGCCATAACTTACCAAAGAGAGGTCTACTGTCGCCTATGACACTTGTCTTTTACTTCTGTCTGCCATCCATTTGGCAAGGCCTCTGTTTTTTCCCCCTCTCATCTTCCACATCATCTGCAATGCATCCTCATATGTCTCCTCTCACATTCCTGACCACTTCCCCTAATCTCCTTGTCACTGGCCATTGTTCTAGGTCTCGCATGGCCACGCTTGGAACAGATGATGTATGCCTGTATTACATCGCCATGCTCTGTATTGTCGTCACTGAGCTCAATGGCCCTATATGGTTGGTCATGAAGGATGCTACTGTGTGATATGTAGGCACCTcctccttccatcccaaattatatatCGTTTTGGTCTTTTAGatatataacttttgctatatactatatatacattatgtctaaatacatataaaaaactatgtatctataaaattaaaatgacctacaatttgaaacggaggaagtgtATTTGCACTGTGGGCTTTGTGTGTTAGTATGTACCATTGTCATTACATATCTTCAATCTCGACCCTAACACATGGTACTGCTCCCCAGTTGAAGGAAGGTCATCTCATAATATTTCAAATACAAGTGGAAACACCAAAATTATTTAGGTTACCTGCTCATCGATCACTACCGTACCCCATGCCCTTTGCGTCAAGTCTAAGGCAATAATGCCAGGAAACGGGACACCATTCCATCAACACGCTCCCTGTGCTACCACAGTGTAGGCTGTGTAACATCCAACTGTCGGATCATCGCTCGTTCTCATTGCGCTCCCGTCATGCGCAGATAAAGGCAGCCGTTACGTGCTTTTGGCACGCGTAGTCTTCAGGGCTTGCTTTTGTCTGCGCCCCATGGAGATTCCTTTCTCATAACAGCGAAGACTAATAGCACACCCTTGTTTAAGAAATACAAGAGCTCCAAAAGGCGGCCTAATCTCGAGACCTATTGTAATGATGAAGATCTAATGGCCAAGCGACACCGCAATGTTAATATGTCAAGTCCACCAACTCCTGTCTCTTGGTATCAGCACTTTTGAAAAGTAGGAGGGGGTACTTTCACCTTGTAGTTAATTATAATTTTGGAGTTGTAAACAAGTGGCCATGAGCACTCAGTGTTTTGTGATGGAACGACCAACGAAAGTATACAGAACTCGTACGTGCGTGCGCACAAATGATCTGTAATGGAGTCAGCTCCCTAATAAATATTTTCCAATAACCAGTTAATAATAGGTTACTTTCActgttattgggagagttgtTTTTGCAGTCTTCCAATAATCCCAATCCAACTCCCGTATTGGAAGAGTTGAGGTAaattattgggttgtcccaataattattaggaAAAGGGAAAGGTAAATGGAGACTGCtggagcactattttcttatcaactctCCTAATATAGTAGTTGGATTCGGAAAAAGGAGACAGCTGGAGATACTCTTATCAGCTGTTTATACCTTATACAGAGTACATGGTGACTTCAGGTAACCATCTTAGAGATAGAGACGAAAAACTAATCGTGTTCTACCATACAATCGAATATTTGAATACCCTTCATCTTAGAGATAGAGACGAAAAACTAATCGTGTTCTACCATACAATCGAATATTTGAATACCCTTCTGGATCCTTGAGCCAACAAACTTTCTAAAGTTGGATAATCATATCGCTTAATTTGTGTTTTAAGATGACATTATGAAAAGCAGTTTTATTAGCATGTACTCAGCAATGTAAAGTTAGGCTCCCTTTGGTTCAGCTTCCGCAAGGTGCTTTTGCTATCAAAAAGCTAAACGCTAACCAAAGGGCCGAAACTCGCAACAGCTTTGAACGAAAGCAACGGCTTTCCATTGCCCCCTGCTTCCACGGCTGTGAACTCCAACCTTTCAACGAAATTACCCACGCTGCCACCGGTAAATTACGTACcgctttgtttcttttcttccccAACTCGCTCGAGCTATTACCCAACCAGAGCCACGCTAGGGTTTCACGCCTCTCCAGGTCCGGCCGGTGGCGGTGCACCCACAGGTAGCCACCCTCCCCACCGACGGCGCCCCTCTCcagccgcctcctctcctcccagGAGCAAGCAAGACCCGGGGAGCCACGCAcaccctccacctcctcccgctCTCTTCCCCGGTGCCCGTTGCAGGAGCAACCGCCCTCCCCACCACAAGCCGCCCTCCCCACCTGCGGTGCCCCCACCGGCGGACGCTCTCCCCA
This sequence is a window from Setaria italica strain Yugu1 chromosome III, Setaria_italica_v2.0, whole genome shotgun sequence. Protein-coding genes within it:
- the LOC101778367 gene encoding ras-related protein Rab-21, with translation MGSRSPGVSFKLVLLGDGRVGKTSLVLRYVNNIFSDKQEATVQASYLTKRLVVEGVPITLSIWDTAGQEKFHALGPIYYRDADAALLVYDITDSDTFVRVTKWVKELKQMASKDIVMAIAANKSDLVRLKNIETQEAVSYAESIGASLFVTSAKAGTGIDDVFSDIAKRLLEKRKNSADGLSPPQPKKGILIVDDEPEKEPPPKCCS